The Candidatus Angelobacter sp. genome contains a region encoding:
- a CDS encoding mechanosensitive ion channel family protein, with the protein MKRKFDLVFRGYVFALAVLLLWSVWSVAQTNTTPSSTGTNSAAASAPGKPDKEAAKSGRFHLTFGLDKIEVLNTAAPFGEPLWKYIASLIYTFLAFYVSKLLDYLTRVWLKKFTDRTKTQLDDLLLGLLNGPVKIVSFVIFLNIGLDMFDWPDTIKKILDKSFKVIVAATITYAVLKLIDLLMGYWRQRTQAEADRSFDQQLFPIIRKTLKVFVVVVAVLVTSQNLGFDITAALAGLSVGGLALGLAAQDTVANLFGAVAVFMDKPFRVGDRIQLDAIDGTVETIGLRSTRVRNLDGHLVTVPNKTMGNATITNISRRPNIKTVMNIGITYDTPTEKVKRALEILKEVYKDHPKTFDCQIGFNKFADSALNIQVVHWWNSTDYKEYLAGLQEMNLAAKEKFDKEAIAFAFPSQTVYLKQDSEWRVGGARET; encoded by the coding sequence ATGAAACGAAAATTTGATCTGGTTTTCCGCGGTTACGTTTTCGCGCTGGCGGTGTTGCTGCTCTGGTCGGTCTGGAGCGTCGCGCAAACGAACACGACGCCTTCCTCCACCGGCACGAACAGCGCGGCCGCATCCGCGCCGGGCAAACCGGACAAGGAGGCCGCCAAATCCGGCCGCTTTCATCTGACCTTCGGCCTGGACAAGATCGAGGTGCTGAACACCGCCGCGCCATTCGGCGAGCCGCTCTGGAAATACATTGCCTCGCTCATCTACACCTTCCTCGCGTTTTACGTTTCCAAGCTCCTCGACTACCTCACACGCGTCTGGTTGAAGAAGTTCACGGACCGGACCAAGACGCAGCTCGATGACCTGTTGCTTGGCCTGCTCAACGGGCCGGTCAAGATCGTTTCGTTCGTCATCTTCCTCAACATCGGCCTCGATATGTTCGACTGGCCGGACACGATCAAGAAGATCCTGGACAAGAGTTTCAAGGTCATCGTGGCAGCGACCATTACCTACGCGGTGCTCAAGCTGATTGACCTGTTGATGGGCTATTGGCGGCAGCGCACGCAGGCGGAAGCGGACCGGTCCTTCGATCAACAGTTGTTTCCGATCATCCGGAAAACCCTCAAGGTGTTCGTGGTCGTCGTGGCGGTGCTGGTCACGTCGCAGAACCTCGGCTTCGACATCACCGCGGCCCTGGCCGGCCTTTCGGTCGGCGGCCTCGCGCTCGGCCTCGCGGCACAGGACACGGTGGCGAACCTGTTCGGCGCGGTGGCGGTGTTCATGGACAAACCGTTCCGCGTCGGCGACCGCATCCAGCTCGATGCGATTGACGGCACGGTGGAGACCATCGGCCTGCGGAGCACGCGTGTGCGCAACCTCGACGGCCACCTCGTGACCGTCCCGAACAAAACGATGGGCAACGCGACGATCACGAACATTTCGCGCCGTCCCAACATCAAAACCGTGATGAACATCGGCATCACCTACGACACGCCGACCGAAAAAGTGAAGCGCGCGCTGGAGATTCTGAAGGAGGTTTACAAGGACCATCCGAAAACGTTCGATTGCCAGATTGGGTTCAACAAATTCGCCGACTCGGCGCTGAACATTCAGGTCGTCCACTGGTGGAATTCGACGGATTACAAGGAATACCTGGCCGGCCTCCAGGAAATGAACCTCGCGGCGAAGGAAAAGTTCGACAAGGAAGCCATCGCGTTCGCGTTTCCGTCGCAGACGGTCTATCTCAAGCAGGATTCAGAGTGGAGGGTGGGCGGCGCGCGGGAGACCTGA